GAGCCGCCGGTTCCGGAACGACTTGAGGATCTCGCCGTACCCCCATGCGTTGTAGCTGGACTCGTCGAACTCGACGGTCTCGGCGAAACCGTCCTCGCCGTTGAGGAGCCCGACCAGCTCCCAGTCCGCGTCGGGGACCGCGTCGAACTCGATCTCGATGCTGGCCGGGACGATGTCGGCGACATCGGTGACGCCCGCGGTGCGGTGGATCCACACGTCCGCGGAATCCCAGATGTCGACGTTGCGCGGTTCTCCGCCCATGATGAATACCCCTCTCGGGTCGCTCATTTGATTTCGGTTGGTGTGCGGTTCGGCCACCCGGGGAGAGGGGTGGTGGTCTATCGAGGTGGTGCGATTAGTCCGGTACTCAGTCGAGCTCGTGGGTCCGGACGCGGGCGCGGACGGTAAACGACGCGACGTGCCCGGTGGTGTCCGGGTCGCGTGCGTCGATGAGCGCGGCGCCGGGCAGGATCTTCGCGATCCCGGGGACCCGGAGGCACAGCAGCCAGCCGAGGGTGACGCCGGCGACGTCGCGGGCGATGCTGCGGCCGCCGGCGTAGACGGTCACCCGCAGCTGCGGCAGCGTCTCGACCGGCCATCGCATCGGCCCGGAGTCGTCGGCGAGGACGACCTCCGGGCCGGTGTGGCGGGTCCAGTCCGACGACAGGTTCAGCGCTACCCGCGGCCGCGGGTCCCGTTCGGCCCACCGCTCGGCGAGGAACTCGCGTAGCGCGGGCAGCGGATCGGTCGGCACCCACACCGGCGAACTCATGCCGGGCCGACCGTGAGCCCGAGCTGCCCGGCTGCGCGGGTCAGCGCGCCGGTGGTGGCTTGCAGGTGCGCGCCGGTCGGGTGCGCGATCATGACCGACGCGGCGGCCCGATCGGTGTCGTCGTAGGTGACGACGACAGGGATGTCGTCGCCGACGATCCCGCGGACCCGTTCGGCGATCTGCTCGGCGACGTCGTCGACGAGCGATTCGGTGAGCCCGGTCAGGACCTCGCGGACGCCGGCGCCGTCGAGCCGGAAGTCGACCTTCACGTCGGCCATCAGCCGCGGCCCAGCGTGCACAGTGCGACGAGCCCGGTCCTCGTGGTGTACGGGGACCGCCAGTCGAGAATCTGGACGCGGCACCGGTCGCCGCGGACGACCAGCTCGTCCTCGCCGGTGAGGTCGGGCGCCGGCAGGAAGTACACCGTCCAGGCGATCGTCTCGCCGTTGCGGCCGCGGATCGCGCGGTCCCGTGGTGGGCCAGGCTCGACCGCCCGTGCCCGCAACGGTGCCGGGCCGGTCCAGGGTGCGGGGTCGTCGAGGTCGTCGACGCCGCCGCGGCCGGTCGTGGGCCGGTAACGCTGCACGGTCTCGCTCACGGCGGGGGCTCCAGCCGGTACCGGTCGAGGATCGCGTACTGCGAGTCGAGGAACGCGGCCGCGGTGCCGGCGCTGCCGCCGAACTCGAACGGACCCATCTTCTCCGCAGGCTGCCCCGCCGGGGATGCGGCGGCGGTGAGCGCCCGGTCCATGACGACACCGACGATGTCGGCCGGCGCCACCGGGTGGCCGTGGGTGAGCCGGACCTCGATCGCCCGGTACTCGTCGGTCCACCACGTTCCGCGTGGCTGTCGGCGCAGGGACCCGCGTGCGGACCAGCTGTAGCCGGCGCTGGCCGTGAGCGGTTTCCCGAGTTCGGTCACCGATTCGACCGCGGTGACGTGCAGCGTGGGCAGCTGGAGCACCGGCCCGCCCGGGCCGTCGACGACGAGCGTCTCGGTCCGGGCGGGGGCGATGTGCCAGCCGCAGTAGGTGCGCACCGCGGCGACGACCTCGGCGATCCGCTGCTGCTGGTACGTGTCGTCGTCTTCGTCGACGAAGGCGGCGACATCGGTTTCGGTGACCAGCAGTGCGTCCGGTGAGGTCATCGCCGCGGCCTTGCCCTACTCGCCCGCGGCCGGGTCGGTCGCCGTGCCCGGATCGCCCGAGCCTGAGCCGGGATCGGCCGGGCCGGGGGACTTGTTCGCCGCGGTGCGGGACTTGTTCGCCGCGGTGCGGGACTTGCGGGTCACCTTCACCTTGTCGGCGTCGGTCAGGCCACGCTTCTCGGCGTCCTCCGCGGTCAGCTTCACCCGGGTCGCGTACCCGTTGACCTCGACGTCGTAGGTGTGTAGCTCAGCCATGCGAATTTCTCCCTCTCTCGGCTACGACCGGGCTCAGGCGGCCAGGTCGACGGACACGAACGCGGACGGACGGGTGACCGCGAACGCGCACCGCTCCTCTGCAAGGACGGCGACCATGTTCCGGACGAAGAAATCCTCGTGCGAGTCCGACATGGTGACCGTGGTCTCCTCCCGGTCCCACAGGACGGCCTTCGACCAGTCGGCCAGCGCGCCGGTCCCGGCGGGCATGGTCTCGGACTCGACCAGCGGGACACCCCACAGGGTCCGCGGGCCGACTGCCTGCGGGCCGCCGTAGAAGAACCTGCCCTGCTCGTCGCGGGTCAGGTCGATCTCCTCCGCCTGCGCCGGATTCACGACCAGCGCGGTCGGGTTCGACCGTCCCACCACTCGGGCCTTGGTGATCGCCCGCCGAACGGTCGTGAAGATGTCGGTGTCGAATGCCTGCGCCTGGATACCCGAGGTGTTCAACACACCGGTGAAGTTGTCCCCGACACCGTTGCCGGCGAGGATCTGGTTCTCCTCGGCCTCGCTGATGTCGGCGCGGAGCTCGTCGTTGATCAACCCTTCGAGCTGACCGACGTCCGCCAGCGCACGCTTCGTCGACGGCACCCATTCGGCGATCGTCTTCACGACCGCGGTCCGCCGCTCGAACGCCCACGACCCCTCGGGCTTGTACCCGCCGCCCGGGTTCCGCACCAGCGGCCCCGCGCTGCCGGGCGCGGTCGGCGCGGCCGAGCTGGTCGCCTCCGGCACCACCGCCGCAGAGTTGGTGTGGCTGGTCTGCGCGACGTACTCGACCGTGTCCGACGCGGTGCGGCGCACCGAGATCAGCGACCGGATCGTGAGCGGCTTGCGGCCCAGCATCTCCACGATGCCGGTCTGCTCGTTGACCACGAACGCGCCGGCGCTGGTGTCGGTACCACCGACGAACAGGCCCTTGATCGGGATCGGCTGGGACTGGATCCGCGTCTTGTCGGGGATCCGGTGACCGGGACCGCCGAACGGCTCCAGCAGGTCCTTGTACGCCTGCGACTCGACGACCTGGAGGCCGAGCGACTTCACCCGCTCCCGGATCGGGACCTGGCCCTGCGCGTCGACGTCGCCGGCAGCCGGCTCCCCGATGTCCTCGGCGAGCTTGCGGGCCTGCGCGAGGATGTCGGCGTCGGACTTCGCCGCCATCAACGCGTCGAGCAGCTCGCGTCCCTGCTTCATGTGCGCGTCGAAGTCGGTCTTCTCGGCGTCGGTCATCGACCGGTCCTCGCCGTCGGCCTTCTCCGCGATGTCGCGCGCGGACTTCGCTGCCGCGGCCGCGCGGGCCCGCAGGTCCGCGATCTTGCTGATCGTGGTGGTGCTCATGGTGTGGGTGCCTCCTCGGCGGTGAGTGCGCTCAGCTCGATGTCGAGCGCGTCCAGTGCGTGCAGTGCCGAGTCCGTGACGGACGGCTCCTGGCTGGCCCCGCCCGAGCTGTCGCTCTTGCGGGACGGGCCGCGGCCGCTGGCCTTGTCCTCGTCTTCGGTGGTGTCGAGCGCTTCGAGCACTCGGCCCAGAGCTTCGTGGGCGGTGCGGATCTCGCCCTCGTTCTTCGCCGACAGCACCCGGCCGGCTTTCATGCCGGCGGTCAGCTGGTCGGCGACCCGTGGGATCGACTTCACGGCCAAGATCTCGGTGTCCTGGTTGGCGCCGATCGTCACGACCGACACCTCGTACAGCTTGAGTTCACGCAGCGCGTAGAACTCCTCGACGTCGGGGTTCTCGCCGTCATCGTCGGGGTTTTTCTTCCGCTGTTCCCAGCCGCCTTCGATCACGTCGTAGGCGAACGACATCTGCCGGATGCGGCGGCCTTTCAGCAGCCGGTAGGTTTGCGCGCTCTTGGGATTCTGGAGGTCGAGGCGGGCGTGCACCAGCAGGCCGGTGTCGTCCTCCTCGGCGGTGATCAGGTGCCCGATGTTGTAGTCGGGGTCGGACATGTTGTGTCCGAACAGCAGCGGGATCAGGTCGTCCGACTTCGCCCACGCGGTGATGGTGTTCGCGAACGCGCCCGGCATCACGACGTCGCCGTAGCTGTCGCGGTTGCCGAACACGCTGGCGTAGGCGGTGAACTCGCCTTCCTCGAGCCCGTCGTCCGGGCCGGCCTTCACCCGTACGGGTGCGTCCTTGGTCAGCATCACTCGTCCTCAGGGTCGTTCTCGTCGTCGTCGGGCGTGGGTGCGGGCACGAACGCCGGGTCGGTGCCTTCGTCGGGTTCGGCCGGGATCGGGTCCTGGTCGCCGTTCTGGGTGACGTTCAACGGCCGCACCAGCTCGTCACCGCCGTCGAGTGGTGGCCGGTTGTCCAGTGCGCGTGCCTCGTTCACCGTCATCCACGGCGAGCCGACCGCCTTGACGGTGGAATCCGCGCGTTCCTCGAAGTTGCCGCGCATCTTCTCGGCGAGGTTGAACTCGACGTACAGGTCGACCGCGGCGGCGTCGAGATCGGGGATCAGCTGGAGCGCGATCTCCTGCGCGATCATCGTCAGCCACGGGCCGAGCGTGTCCTGGTACAGCATCTTGTGCTGCTCGGTGATGTTCGAGAACGTTGCGTGATCCAAGATCCCGACCATCGGCGGCGGGATGAAATAGGCCGACGCGACTTCCTCCCTGGTCAGTTTCCGGCCCTCCACGTACTGGAGGTCCTTCGCGGTCTGCGCGACCGGACGGAACGTCATCCCGTCCTCGAGGATCGGTGTGCCGCCGGCCTGCGGCCCGCCGCCGGAGTACTGCGACCGCCACGATTCGCGGAACCGTTCCCGCGCCTTCCCTGACCAGTCCTTGGCGTCCCGCGGACGCTCCAGGTACCCGGACAAGCGGGCACCGTTGCGGAGCACGCTCTCCCGCATCCGAGACGCTTCGTACTCCTCGGCGAGGATGACGCGCAGCGATTCCAGCGGAGACACCCCGGTCGCGTTGCTCATCGGGTTGTAGCCGCGGAAGAACACCACCTGATCGGCGGGGATCTCCTTCTTACCCTTCGACCCGGCCAGCTCGAACTTCTCCGGGTACAGCCAGTTCTCACCCTTCGGGGTGACCATCGGCGGCGGCAGCCGGACCAGCGCGAGGCGCCCGTCCGCCGCGGCGAGTTTCTGCCAGTACGCGACGTCGAAGATCGCGTAGTCCTGCACGAGCGCGTCCAACGCTCGGTACGTCGTCGTCCAACCGTTCGGCCGGCCCAACAGCACGGCCAGCGGGTGATCGGTCAGCCGCTCCCGTTCGGTGTCGCTGCGCCGCGCGAACGTGTGCAACCCGAGCTGCGCGATGTTCCTGCCGAGGAAACTGGTCACCGTGCGCACCGCCGGCTGCGACCGCCAGATCTCGTGGTAATGCTGGGCGACACCGTCGACGAGCTTGATCTGCGCGACCGGCGGGAGCTCCGGCCGGGACAGTCCCCGCAGCGTCCCCTCCGACACGACGAACGACATCAGAGCACCTGCACGTAGTCGACGTGGTCCTTCGCGATCACGATCGCGCCGTCAGCCGGCACCGGCGCCGGCTGACCGAGTTCGTGGATCTGCGCGTCCGAGACCGTGTAGTAGCGGCCGACCGAGCTGGTGATGACCCCGCCGACCGCGTTGCCGGACCGGAGATTCACCACGACCCGCCGCCGGTGCAGATGCCGACCCGCGCCGACGCGCCGCGCCAGCTCGGCGACCGCGGCCGCGGCGACCACGACGAGGATCGCCGCGAGCAGCCAGTCCGTCACATCACACCACCATCAGGTCGTTGTCCTCGTACACCGAGTCCTGGTCGAGCTCGGCCTTGTCCATGCACCACAGCGCCCCGATCCACGCGATCAGCGGAGCCGCGTCCGCCGGCGACCGCGCCCGGTCGATCACCCACGCGTCCCGAACCGGTTTCACGGCGGCGGTCGTCGCGGCGACGTCGAGGACCGGCTGGGCGACCCGCGCCACACCGCCGCCGTCGACGAGGTCGAACGCGATACCACACGCCGCGGCCTGATCGGTGATCGACATCTCGATCACGGTCAGCCCCGACTCGTGCAGCGCCGGCAGCAGCGACACCACCGGGGCGCCCGTTCCGGCGACCGCGACCGCGACGATCCGGTCCCGCCGACGCCGGGTCCCGGTCAACCAGTCGACGACCCAGTCGGTGCCGGCGCGCTGGGCGACGACCTCACCATGCCGGGTGCCGTCCTTCCGCCACCCGCCGAACGCGATGTAGGTCATCGACCGGTCGTGCGACACGTCGACGCACGCCCACACCTTCGCCTTGCGGCCGAGCCCCGAATCGGGGTCGAGTCGGTCCAGCCACCGACCCTTCGGGAACGGGCCGTGCCCGGCGCCCGTCACCCACTGGCACAGCACCTCGGTGCGGAACACGTCCTCCGGGTCCGTGCGCGCAGCCGCGGCGATCGCCCGTTCCGTCAGCCCCGAACCGTCCGCCCGCGGATAACCGAGCGACGGGTTCGCCCACGGCCACCATTGCCGGTCGAAGATGTCGACCCCCGGCGGCGCGCTGTACTCGAAGATCCCCAGGCTGTCGCCGTCACGCTCCAGCTCGGCGGCCTGCTCGGCATCGAGCTGGAGGTGCACGACACCGAGCGTCGGTGCGTCGTCGTCGCCGTCCGGCCAGCCGAGCGCCTGGTGCGCGAGCGCCCGCAGCCGGCGCAGCACCACGCTCAGCGCGTCGCCGGCGTTCGACACGCCCCACACCTGAGCCCGCAACCGGGCCAGCGTCGTCTTCGACACCGCGGACCACGACGCGAACGTGGTGTGCTCCCGCAGCTCATCCATGAGGACCAGGTCCCCGGACAATCCGCGGCCACCTTTCCGGGACGCGGTGGCCACCTTGTACCGCTCACCCGACCGCAGCCAGAACACCTTCTTGCTGTTGCCCGTCTTCACGTTCCGGGGCGGCACCTCGACCGACAGATCCGGCACGTCCCGTACGAGCTCGAGCGTGTCGGCCCACAGCTCCTCGGACACGTCGAGGTTCTGCGCGGTCCCGATCGTCAACGGCGCCGCCTCGACGAACATGCGCCACAGCACCAGCACCATCAACAGCGTCGACTTGCCGTTCTGCCGCCCGACCAGCAGCACCACCGTCCGGAAACGGAAAGTGCCGTCCGGCAGCAACTCCAGCGCGTGGATCAGGACCCACTTCTGCCACCGGTACAGCTCGATCCCGAGGACGTCCTCGGCGAACGCGATGCAGTCCCAACCGAGCGATGTCTCCGGCGTCAGCTCCCGCAGCGGCCGCGTCCAGATTCGCGGCTCGGTGCGGCCTTCAAGCGGTTCGGCGCGACCGTTTCTCGCGGAGCCGCGCGAGCGCCGACCCGGCGCTGTCGGCGCTGTCGGCGCTGTCGTCGTCGTCGGTGGTGTCTCCGTCGTCGTCACGCGCCGGCTCGCTGCGCGCCGGCGACCGCGCCGGCCGGTTCCCGATCACACCGCGGCCAGCCGGCGTGCCACCCAGGTCGGCGAGCGTCCGCAGCAGGTGCGGGCCGAGGTACAGCGCCTTCGTCGCGTCCTGCCCACCCTCGGCGACACCGGCCTCGATCTGCCGCGCGTACTGGGTCGCCAGCTCGACGGCCGCCTTGTCGGCGTCGGTGAGCCAATCCATTGCAGCTACCGACGCGCGAACCGCAGTGGTCAGCTTCCCCGCCCGCCTGCTCGGTCCCGGCATCCGCCATCACCTCTCACCCTTCGCGCCCGAGCGCCCGAACGCCCGAGCGCGCCCTAGATAGGCGATATCCGACTAGATAGTCGAATATCGTGTACGTTGCTGTGTGGCGTGAGAACCGTCACGCCACACCACGAAATGGAGTCGCGCCCATGCCCACCGACCAGCAGCACCCACCCGGCCAGTGCGAATGCCTGGCACACATCCACTTCTCGACGGCCACCCTCGACGGCCGACGCGCCCACTCGTACGCCGACGTCCCCGCAGCGAACGGCAGCGACAGGTGCGCCTGGTGCGACCGCAACTGCCACCGCAACCGCGAGGTGTCCGACCGATGACCACCAGCTACCCGCGGGGAACGACTGCCCGGCCGGCTGCGTTCCTGGCGTTGCTCGTCGCGGCCACCGTCGTGTTCCACCTGCTCGGCCGCCACGACGCCGCGCTCGTCGCCGCGTTCTGGACCGCCGCCTGGGGCTACATCACCTGGGCCATGTGGCGGGAGGACCAGCGGTGACCGGCCGACACCGGCATCGCCGCACTCGGGCCGCCACCGCCTACCGCCTCTGCCTGCTGACCACCGCAGCGCTCACACTGTTCGCGGTCGCGCTGCTCGTCACCGGACAGCACGTGTGGGCCGGCGTGGCCGGCTACATCGCTGCGGCCGCAGCAGCAGCGGCAATAGCGGCCAGCCACAGCGGCCGTCGAGCGAGCACCCGATGACCCGCCCGTGGACAACCGGCGAGATCCGCGAACTGCTCGACGCAGCCGAACGCGCAGGCGACCGCGCAGGCGACCGCCGCGTACGCGCCACCGGAAGCAAGATCATGGCCGGCGTAGTCCGCAAAGCCCGCGCCTACGACTACCTCCGCACCGCCCTCGGTGTCGACACCGAGGGCGACCGATGAACCGACACGGACCGATCAAGCGCCGCACCCGCGAAGCGATCGCCGCCGAACTGCTATCGATCCTCGACGCCGCCGACCATGCATCCGCACTCGAAGCCGAAACCCGCGGCGCACCCGACGCCGCCTACCCGCACTGGCGCGACTACGTCGACACCCGCATCCGCCGACTCGCCGAAGGACTCACCCAATGACCAAGATCCGCGTCGTACAGACCTGGCCAGACCTCGACATCATCACCATCCGCACTATCGGGCGCGACCTCGCATCACTGCAAGCCGCAGCAGGCGGCGCCTGGATTCAAGCCGTCACCCTCCGATCGTCGAACATGATCCTCGACGACGAAGGCAAGCTCAAGGGCCTGCCCCGGAACTGCCTCGCCGAGACCATCGCCGCGCTCGACGGCTGGACCGGCCACAGCTACGACCAGCTCGTCGGGCCCATCGTGTTCGTCGGCCCGACCGACGACACCGGCGAAATGACCCACGCCGACCAGCTCATCGAACGCCTACGCGGCACCTTCACCGACACCGACAAGCCCACGGAGCCAACAGCAGCCATGACCGGACTCGTCAACCTCACCGACCGCGCCATCGCCATCTACACCGACGACCGACAAGTCGTCCGGCAGCTCCCCGCAGCCACCCAACCCGCCCGCCTCGCCGAGAACCGCACCACCCCCTACGCGCCGCCCGGATTCCTCGACGGCGCGATCGTCGTCGACATCGAACCCGCACGCCCCGTCGGGATCCCAGCCCCCACCCCCGGCACCTGGTATGTCGTCACCCGCGAAATCGCCGAAGTCCTCGCTGGCCACCGCGGCGACCTGCTGTTCCCCCTCGACGAGGTCACCGACCCCGCGACCGGCACGATCCTCGGCTACCGCACCCTCGGCTGCCTGTAGACCCCCCCCCGCCCACCCCCCACTCGGAGCGCCCCGGCCAGCAACCCCGCAGGCCGGGGCGCTCTCGCGCGCGCGAACCCCCCCACCCCGGCCGAGCCGCCGGGGGGGGGGATCACATCCGCCCGGATGGCAAGGGACGGCGGCTGTTCGGTGATTTGGACCCCTATACCCCGGTGGCTACCAGTCTTGGGTTGGGGTGCCGAGGTTGGGGTGGTAGGGGCGGTTGCCGCGTTGTTTGTTGCAGCGTGCGTGTGCGGGGACGCAGTTGCCGGGGTCGTGTTCGAGGTGTGGGTGAGTGGAGCGTGGGTGGATGTGTTCGATGGTGAAGGCGTCGGGGTCGCAGGTGCCGTCTTCGCGGTGGTAGGGGCGGGTGTAGTCGATGGGGTGGCCGCAGATCCAGCAGGGCCCTTGGCGTGCTCGTAGGGTGCGGTCGATTTCGCGGAGTGCGCGTGAGTTCTTCGATCCCACGGGGGTGTGTGGCCCTTCTTGTCCCCGGGGGCTGCACCCCCCGGCTGTGCGCAGCTTTCACGGCCGGTGAAGTTGGTCCGGCTTTACGACCTCACTGTTCGGGACCCGCGCCCGGTTGGGCGTGGGGGTGTGAGGCTGGGTGCGCTTTCCGTTCCCGTTGTCCCGGTCGTCGCTCGGCGGCCGGGTTCGGGTGTGGTTGACGCGCAGCGGGGGTGCAGCTTGGGGAATCGTGGGGTGGCCGGCTGGTCCGTGGTGTGGGCACACGGAGTCCGCCTGCAGTGACATCTTGCATGCAGGTCAGTGGGGTTGTCCACTCAGCGCGCTGGTCGCCGTCGGGTGAGTTCGTGGTCGGCGAGGTCGGCGAGGGTTTTCGCCGCGACGGACAGTGAGCGCAGCGTGTCGGGTTTGAGCTTGCCGAGGATCTCGGTCGCTTCGGGGAGGTCGCCGCGCATCAGCACGCCGAGGGCGGCCTGGACGGCGAGGGCCTGGGCGGCGCGCTGGAATCCTTCCATTGCTCGGGCGAACTGTTCGTAGTCGGAGGCCGGGTGTGCTCTCATCGTGGCCGGCGCGGGTAGTGCACGGAGACGCCGGCGATGATCACCATGACCGCGAGGCCGGTGACGATCCAGGCCCATTGTCCGGTCCAGGCCCAGGCGGTGAGGCCGATCGACGGCGCGATGGTGGCGGGTACGGCCCAGCGGGATGTGTCTTCGTCGTGGGACACAGGATGGTCCTATTCCGTTGTGGTGCTTGGGGTTTTGTCGAGCAGTGCGAGGGCGTCGCCGACGCGGAATACGGGTGGGTCGGTGCGTGAGATCCAGTGGTCGGTGATGCGGTCGCCGTATCGTTCGTCGCGGTGGAGCCAGCCGGCGGGGCGTAGCCGGCCGCGGGATCGCCAGCTGTAGAAGGTGCCTGCGGGGACTGGTGTGCCGGTGTAGACGTGGAGGACGGCGAGGAGTTCCTCGCGGGTGGCGAGCGCGCTGCGGGCGTCCATCAGGAGTTGGTCGCGGAGTTGGTCGCCGGGGTGTTTCGTTCCGCAGCGTCGGCATGCGACGAGGTCGGCGTCGGTGGCGGCGTACAGTTCGGCGCCGCATTGCTGCTCGTGTGCGGTGTCGCGGGTGCGGCACCAGCCGTAGAACCGCAGCTGCGGGCGGTCGCAGGCGGCGCGTGCCCGCGCGACTGCCGTGGTGATCTGCTGGTGCGCGTCTCCGATGCTGGGGTGTCCGCGGAGCCAGGCGGGGTGGTGGGCGAGCCAGAGGGCGTGGATTTCCACGGGTTGGACCGGGATCAGCGCGAGCGCGGCGGGGTCGCGCGGCCGGTGCTGCTGGTCGCGGGCTTCGAGGGCGAGCTCGGTGAGGTGCCGGCGGGATGGGCACACCTGGTGGCCGGCGGCGGTGATGATCGCCCATCGGCGGACGACGTCGGCGAGGTCGGCGACCGGCTTACGGAGACCGAGACGCTCGGGGAGCGGTGTGTCGGCGGACCTGCCGCCGATCCGGCCTGGTGTGGCCCGGTCGAGGCGCGCTGCCGCGACGGCGATATCGGCGACCACACCGGGCACCGATCGGAGCGCGGTGACGAGTTGCCCGAAACAGGCGGTGCACAACACGACACCGTCGGGGGTCGGACGACGGCACGCCGAGCAAGCAGGTCCGGTCACGGATGGTCCGGGAGCGGGAGCGTCGATCCCGCTTGCCACAGGCGGAGTCCTTCGGCGCCGCGGTCGCGGTGCCACTGCACGTACGCCTCGAACGCGTCCGGGTCGACCGGCCAGGACCGGGTGGACCACGATTCGATCTCGTAGGTCGGTGGGTAGTCCAATGGTGGTGTCATGGGGTGGATGCCGTACTGGAAGCCGCCCGCTGTGCTGGTGTGGTGTTGGAGCTCCAGCTCTGCGGCGATCGCGGCGGCGAGCTGGTCGACGTCGACGTCGACGACCTTCGCGTCGGGGATCTGGTCGGCGAGGCCGGCGCGGACCACCGCGGCGATCCGCTCGACGACGGTCGCGGCGGTCACTGGTCCTCGCGATCGGGGTCGATGCCGAGGTCGGTGATCAGCTGGTCGTAGATCGGGGTCGGGACGCAGTCCAGGCTGGCGGCGTGACGGCTCGTCTCCTCGCGGAGTGCATCGGGCTTCTGCTCGTGCACCTCGGGGTCGCTGACTGGGGTGTCGGTGATCGTCATCGTCGGGTGCCCTTCGTCGTGGTCTTCGGTGGTTTGGGTGGTGCTGGTGGTAGGACGTCGGGGAGGCCGGCCGGCCAGGTCATGCGGTTCGCGATGTCGTGCTGCGGGTGCTCGATCGGGAACCACCCGAGGCGCTGTGCGGCCATGTGCGCGACGATCAGCGCGTCGGCTTGGTTGTGGTCCCTGACGACGACGTTCGTCCACAGCGCTTTGATCGCGGCGGTGCAGACGGCCTTGTCGCCGCGACCCGACCCCGATGCCCAGATGGCGCGGTGTGTGGTGTTGCACACCGCGATCGGGATGCGCCGCTGGGTGAGGCCGGCGGCGATGCCCCACCACAGCGCGGCGCGTTCTTCGTGGCGGCCGCCTTCGGTGCCGTATGGCAGGCCCTCGATCACCGCCAACGCGATCTCGGTGTCGGTCGGGACGCGTTGCAGGACCGCGCGCGTGGTCCGGGCGATCCGGCGTGCTGTCGTCGCGACGGTGTCCCGGTCCGACCCGGTCTCGCCGATCGTGACCAGCGTCGGCACCAGCTCGGGTGCGGCGGTCGACGGGTGCGGCAGGACCGCGATGCCGGTCCCGACGAGCGACGGGTCGACACCCACGATCCGGGTCACGCCGACACCCGAGCGGCGAGTCGGTCCAGGTGGTCCGCCATCTCGAACAGCCGGGTCTGAGCGCCGTCGCCGAGCAGCGGCGTCGGGTCGATGCCGCTCTCGTCCATCGCTGCGACCTCAGCCGGTGTCGGCGCGGTCACCGGTTCGCCGCTTTCCGTGCGTCGCGGATGCGGAGCGGATGCGCCGGCAGCCTCCGCAGCAGCTCGCCGGTGTGGACGTTCACGCACAGCACGCCGGCCGGCTGCGCGCAGCCGGGTTGCCGGCAGTCGACGGTGATCGCGAGCTCTTGCAGCTGAGCGTGTTCGAGATCAGGCGCCATCGCTGGCCGCCCGGTCGATGGCGTCGATCCACGCCGAGGCGACAGCGAGCACGTCGAGCAGCTCGTCGCGGATGCCGGTGGTGTGGCCGTCGTAGGTCAGCGAGTTCGCGACTTCGCCGATCTCC
Above is a genomic segment from Skermania piniformis containing:
- a CDS encoding terminase, yielding MTTTETPPTTTTAPTAPTAPGRRSRGSARNGRAEPLEGRTEPRIWTRPLRELTPETSLGWDCIAFAEDVLGIELYRWQKWVLIHALELLPDGTFRFRTVVLLVGRQNGKSTLLMVLVLWRMFVEAAPLTIGTAQNLDVSEELWADTLELVRDVPDLSVEVPPRNVKTGNSKKVFWLRSGERYKVATASRKGGRGLSGDLVLMDELREHTTFASWSAVSKTTLARLRAQVWGVSNAGDALSVVLRRLRALAHQALGWPDGDDDAPTLGVVHLQLDAEQAAELERDGDSLGIFEYSAPPGVDIFDRQWWPWANPSLGYPRADGSGLTERAIAAAARTDPEDVFRTEVLCQWVTGAGHGPFPKGRWLDRLDPDSGLGRKAKVWACVDVSHDRSMTYIAFGGWRKDGTRHGEVVAQRAGTDWVVDWLTGTRRRRDRIVAVAVAGTGAPVVSLLPALHESGLTVIEMSITDQAAACGIAFDLVDGGGVARVAQPVLDVAATTAAVKPVRDAWVIDRARSPADAAPLIAWIGALWCMDKAELDQDSVYEDNDLMVV
- a CDS encoding DUF3846 domain-containing protein → MTKIRVVQTWPDLDIITIRTIGRDLASLQAAAGGAWIQAVTLRSSNMILDDEGKLKGLPRNCLAETIAALDGWTGHSYDQLVGPIVFVGPTDDTGEMTHADQLIERLRGTFTDTDKPTEPTAAMTGLVNLTDRAIAIYTDDRQVVRQLPAATQPARLAENRTTPYAPPGFLDGAIVVDIEPARPVGIPAPTPGTWYVVTREIAEVLAGHRGDLLFPLDEVTDPATGTILGYRTLGCL
- a CDS encoding terminase small subunit; the encoded protein is MPGPSRRAGKLTTAVRASVAAMDWLTDADKAAVELATQYARQIEAGVAEGGQDATKALYLGPHLLRTLADLGGTPAGRGVIGNRPARSPARSEPARDDDGDTTDDDDSADSADSAGSALARLREKRSRRTA
- a CDS encoding HK97 family phage prohead protease — translated: MLTKDAPVRVKAGPDDGLEEGEFTAYASVFGNRDSYGDVVMPGAFANTITAWAKSDDLIPLLFGHNMSDPDYNIGHLITAEEDDTGLLVHARLDLQNPKSAQTYRLLKGRRIRQMSFAYDVIEGGWEQRKKNPDDDGENPDVEEFYALRELKLYEVSVVTIGANQDTEILAVKSIPRVADQLTAGMKAGRVLSAKNEGEIRTAHEALGRVLEALDTTEDEDKASGRGPSRKSDSSGGASQEPSVTDSALHALDALDIELSALTAEEAPTP
- a CDS encoding HNH endonuclease; its protein translation is MGSKNSRALREIDRTLRARQGPCWICGHPIDYTRPYHREDGTCDPDAFTIEHIHPRSTHPHLEHDPGNCVPAHARCNKQRGNRPYHPNLGTPTQDW
- a CDS encoding phage portal protein; protein product: MSFVVSEGTLRGLSRPELPPVAQIKLVDGVAQHYHEIWRSQPAVRTVTSFLGRNIAQLGLHTFARRSDTERERLTDHPLAVLLGRPNGWTTTYRALDALVQDYAIFDVAYWQKLAAADGRLALVRLPPPMVTPKGENWLYPEKFELAGSKGKKEIPADQVVFFRGYNPMSNATGVSPLESLRVILAEEYEASRMRESVLRNGARLSGYLERPRDAKDWSGKARERFRESWRSQYSGGGPQAGGTPILEDGMTFRPVAQTAKDLQYVEGRKLTREEVASAYFIPPPMVGILDHATFSNITEQHKMLYQDTLGPWLTMIAQEIALQLIPDLDAAAVDLYVEFNLAEKMRGNFEERADSTVKAVGSPWMTVNEARALDNRPPLDGGDELVRPLNVTQNGDQDPIPAEPDEGTDPAFVPAPTPDDDENDPEDE
- a CDS encoding phage major capsid protein; amino-acid sequence: MSTTTISKIADLRARAAAAAKSARDIAEKADGEDRSMTDAEKTDFDAHMKQGRELLDALMAAKSDADILAQARKLAEDIGEPAAGDVDAQGQVPIRERVKSLGLQVVESQAYKDLLEPFGGPGHRIPDKTRIQSQPIPIKGLFVGGTDTSAGAFVVNEQTGIVEMLGRKPLTIRSLISVRRTASDTVEYVAQTSHTNSAAVVPEATSSAAPTAPGSAGPLVRNPGGGYKPEGSWAFERRTAVVKTIAEWVPSTKRALADVGQLEGLINDELRADISEAEENQILAGNGVGDNFTGVLNTSGIQAQAFDTDIFTTVRRAITKARVVGRSNPTALVVNPAQAEEIDLTRDEQGRFFYGGPQAVGPRTLWGVPLVESETMPAGTGALADWSKAVLWDREETTVTMSDSHEDFFVRNMVAVLAEERCAFAVTRPSAFVSVDLAA